One stretch of Acidobacteriota bacterium DNA includes these proteins:
- a CDS encoding fumarate hydratase C-terminal domain-containing protein → MSGPLRVNCERGLSGADLRGLDAGDTVELTGCVLTLRDASAARLVSAEKERHALPVALAGQVMYAVGPSPPKPGEVVGSAGPTTTARLAPYLPALLASGVRGIIGKGELHGDAAAAFVQYGAVYFAAIGGLGALLAKHIVRADVVAYPDLGPEAVYRFEVVDFPLTVIIDLAGRNFHETARARWRRTADRSS, encoded by the coding sequence ATGAGCGGCCCTCTGCGAGTGAACTGCGAACGGGGACTTTCAGGCGCGGACCTGCGCGGCCTCGACGCTGGCGACACCGTGGAGCTGACCGGCTGCGTGCTCACGCTGCGAGACGCGAGTGCCGCCCGGTTGGTCTCTGCGGAGAAGGAGCGGCACGCGCTGCCCGTGGCGCTGGCAGGCCAGGTGATGTACGCAGTCGGCCCGTCACCCCCCAAGCCGGGCGAGGTCGTCGGATCGGCCGGGCCCACCACCACCGCGCGGCTGGCTCCGTACCTGCCGGCGCTCCTGGCGAGCGGGGTGCGGGGCATCATTGGCAAAGGGGAGCTGCACGGTGATGCGGCGGCGGCCTTCGTGCAATACGGCGCGGTGTACTTCGCCGCGATTGGCGGACTCGGCGCCCTTCTCGCCAAACACATCGTCAGGGCCGATGTCGTGGCGTACCCGGACCTGGGACCCGAGGCCGTGTACCGGTTCGAGGTGGTGGATTTTCCCCTGACGGTGATCATCGATTTGGCGGGGAGAAACTTTCACGAGACCGCACGGGCGCGCTGGCGGCGTACGGCTGATCGATCGAGTTGA
- a CDS encoding fumarate hydratase — MNDDVAERSPRRFDVQTLRAAVARLLVQANYCIPDDVLEALRSSADREESPVGRRVLAQLISNYEVAASEKRPACQDSGLTVVHVELGQDVHCVGGDVYEAIYDGIRDGTRDGYLRQSVIGEPLLRRNSASDVPGVIHVDLVPGDRVTLTVASKGFGSENKSALAMLTPADGRKGVRDFVIATVDRAGADACPPLIVGVGVGGTFETAALLAKKAVLRPIARRHAQPHVRELEAELLEAINELGIGPQGLGGTVTALAVNIELHPTHIAGLPVAVNIGCHSNRRATATL; from the coding sequence ATGAACGACGACGTGGCCGAACGCTCACCGCGGCGCTTCGATGTGCAGACGTTGCGGGCGGCCGTGGCGCGCCTGCTCGTGCAGGCGAACTACTGCATCCCGGACGACGTCCTCGAGGCGCTTCGATCGTCTGCCGATCGCGAAGAGTCCCCGGTCGGCCGGCGGGTTCTCGCCCAACTGATCAGCAACTACGAGGTCGCGGCCAGCGAGAAACGTCCGGCGTGCCAGGACAGCGGTCTGACCGTCGTGCACGTCGAGCTGGGGCAGGACGTGCATTGTGTCGGCGGCGATGTGTACGAGGCCATCTACGATGGCATCCGGGACGGCACCCGCGACGGGTACTTGCGTCAGTCGGTGATCGGAGAGCCGCTGCTGCGCAGGAACTCGGCGAGCGACGTACCGGGCGTCATTCACGTGGATCTGGTGCCAGGCGACCGCGTCACGCTGACGGTCGCATCAAAAGGATTCGGCAGCGAAAACAAGAGCGCGCTCGCGATGCTGACGCCGGCTGACGGACGAAAGGGCGTTCGCGACTTCGTCATCGCGACCGTCGACCGCGCCGGCGCCGATGCCTGCCCGCCTCTCATCGTCGGTGTGGGCGTGGGCGGGACGTTCGAGACCGCCGCTCTCCTGGCGAAGAAGGCGGTGCTGAGGCCGATCGCTCGGCGACACGCACAACCGCATGTGCGCGAGCTGGAGGCCGAGCTGCTGGAGGCGATCAACGAGCTCGGGATCGGGCCGCAAGGGCTGGGCGGAACCGTCACGGCCCTGGCGGTCAACATCGAGCTGCACCCCACGCACATCGCGGGCCTCCCGGTGGCCGTCAACATCGGCTGCCATTCGAACCGGCGCGCGACGGCCACGCTGTGA